A single Triticum dicoccoides isolate Atlit2015 ecotype Zavitan chromosome 2A, WEW_v2.0, whole genome shotgun sequence DNA region contains:
- the LOC119358691 gene encoding uncharacterized protein LOC119358691, giving the protein MARSSVYHVMLCTVLSIHTTILPPALLPLFTCPVCVGRQPASRNLELLLPRSGGLMAHHTTLRWDAFAKGTPLWDVDPVPGELVVGLNGDMYYIPPGDALVAASGVMAETPKTLGYILGEEIWSFLMGWDEQDPVADTLLSPPSQALDLR; this is encoded by the exons ATGGCGCGCTCCAGCGTGTACCATGTTATGTTATGTACTGTACTTAGTATCCATACGACCATACTGCCTCCTGCCCTCCTCCCTCTCTTCACTTGCCCTGTGTGTGTCGGCCGGCAACCTGCCTCCCGCAACCTCGAGCTCCTCCTCCCCCGCAGCGGCGGCCTCATGGCTCACCACACGAC GCTCCGGTGGGATGCATTTGCCAAAGGTACTCCGCTATGGGATGTTGATCCGGTCCCTGGTGAACTGGTTGTTGGTTTAAATGGAGACATGTACTACATACCACCCGGTGATGCTCTGGTCGCCGCTTCAGGTGTCATGGCAGAGACGCCAAAGACGTTGGGCTACATCTTGGGGGAGGAAATCTGGAGTTTTCTCATGGGGTGGGATGAACAAGATCCTGTTGCCGATACTCTCTTGAGCCCACCGTCACAGGCGCTGGATCTCCGGTGA